The following nucleotide sequence is from Thunnus albacares chromosome 15, fThuAlb1.1, whole genome shotgun sequence.
ATGTGAATGTAAGAGCGCTGGCACTCACAACATCTACAAAATgctttgtggttttgtttttattgaaatgtacCATCTACTGAGCCAACCAAATGTTCTATGAATGGACTTCAGGTTATTCCACTTGAATAAACCAAGTTTCTACAGTCATGTCTGCATTCCCCAGTGTGTGTTGCTTAGTATGCTCactttttatgcattttttgtGAACATGTGGCAATGATCACATATATCCCTTCCATGAATATCACGTGGGCATTATCAACAAATTGTTTGAAAGGACTGGAAGAGTGGAACAACACCCCACAGAGTAGGGTCATCATAATATATTGGTtagacactttaaaaaaaaaaaaaaaaaagtttgacagCACAAACATACCCAGGATTTCTGGAGAACATCTGTAAACTCAAACGTTCATACCAAACAAGATCTAGAGCAGGTAAGTGTCTCAAATCTAACTGAGTGACCTAAATTTACTTTTTACAGACAAAGGATTTGGGGTAAATAGCAGTAGTACCAAGGTGCCTAGCGCTGCTGATGTgggattaataataataataactttatttgtatagcatatCACATGCAAAGATCGAgcccaaagtgctttacaaaacaaGATCAAATGATAAGTAAAAAAGTTTGATCACAAAgataaacaataacaatacatataatataatattatatgtaATGGAGCAATACACATCATATAGACCAGAGAGAAAAGGAACTGGGAAGCTGATATTAGCTCTAACAGATTGGGATGTATAAGGCTGGGAATAACAGCGAACATGGCAGGTAGAGATGGAAGGTCATGCCTTCATTAACATGCTGTACCACATTGGAGATGCAGGTGATACATGTAGGTGCACAAAAGGTTAAGTGTTAATGCTGAAAAGTAGCATTGTTCTCTAAAATGCTATTTCGACGACAATACTATTAAAGCAGTTTTTCTCTGTAGTCTTCTAGCAATGGTTTATCATTGAGTAATGTTAACTCAAAGAACAGCATTGCAATATTGCCTTAATGTCAACTAAGAGCAGTTGGgtgtggttgttttgttttcatttcaaatatttttgcaataaaaaaaatgaacttcAGCACCTCGAACATCCTAATAGCTGCAGAAAGTATTTCTAGCACTGTCAGGGCAGGAGACGAGTTAGAGGATAGTCTTTTATGAAGAAAGATTGTGACAGCAATTGAATTATTGTAGATTCCCCAAAATACGTACGGTATGATTCGTGTAAGTTTTAGAACAAACATTGAGCTGTAACTTACATGTCGAGGGATTTGAGCTAGCACGGCTAACCGCttagttaacgttagctaactgtTATATACTCACAGACAAACCTTCctgttgctgttgctgaaaAGCTGCAAACGATAATGTCGCTTTGTTTGTATCAGGTTTTAAATCGCAATCTCTGTCACTGACTAGCTGATGTTTGCTGATGGTTATCGTTACTTTAGCTTCATAGCTACGTAACAGCTAGCTAGCGATAGCCTCGCTGCACCGTTACAGTGTGGTCTCAACTCCACAAACAATGTTAGCTCTGCTTATTAATTCCCTTAATGCATTCATTTACTGCACTATTAAAACGAACCACTCACATTTTTTACCGCTCCAGCATTTCCGAGCTGAAAGCTATCGTCCATTTCTCTTCCCGTTGCTACGGCTAGGCCAGCGTCTTCCTGGATATCAACAGGCGTCACGTAGCAACGATCTCCATGGTAACGCCAATCAGGAGGAAAGTGCGTGTCATAGTAAATTGCTGTGAATCCattacatgaatgaatgaataaataaataaatacagcgGTTACACGGTACAAGTATTTATGACAAAGTGACTATAACGTTGCCCCTGTTTTTGCTGAGTATGATCATAATGATTAAATGCATGTAAATTTCATCCCTCGTCCAGCAATTCCCTATGAAATAgtcatcttctttttttatcagtCGTATCATCATAAACGTAATCATGAAGAAATTAGGTAAGGACAAAGATATTAGAAGTGAAGGATGATCTTCGGTATGTTACCATTTTAAGAATTCACATCGAAGTGTTCAATTATGACTGTGTTTGGTCACTAAAAAACAAGGACCAGCACTGAGGACAGCAGGGAATCAGATatatgtgacagtaaaatgaTGTCATCTAAACAAACTGAGACATAGCTGGCCTTTAAACTAACAGCATCTCTCCCACATCTTTAGCATTGATTCCTCGTCGTTAATGaagtggaaaaaatgttttgttttgactgcaGTGGCCTACCACAGTCACtgtccacacatacacagagataGAGGAAGAAATATGACCTGATGTTGCTCCACATGTCCGCTAGATGTCGCtgttgtgtatgttttatgtcaatGGGGAGAAGCTGAACGGTAGCAGCATCTAAACAGATCACAGCAGCCGGCTGCACTCCCTTGTGCACCTTCAAGATCCCTTTTGTTAACTTTGGCTTTCCATATGCGTTTAATGTCTATCTGAACTGTATTTGGGATGTTGTCGATATTGTTAAAGGGCCTCTATTTAATCCAATTAAGGAGCACCATAGTTCCTACATGCTGAGAGTTGATGAGGGATTACATATGAGtgcatttttaagttttattcaTTGGTAATTAGCTCAAGTGTCCTCTCTTCAGTGGGAATTCTTCCTATTGTCCCTCTTGCGAAATCACAGATTGCTCAATACTTCACACATGTGAAGTTTGATTCGAGATCAGCTTTGACAGCATAAAGTTTTGAAATCTTATTAAGGACACTGCAGAATGGGACAGACTTTATTGTCCGAGGAGAGGTTGCCCCTCCTTCGGAAACGTCACAGCTTGTGGCTATAAAGTATGAGTGAAAGGGGAAAAGCGCTGGAGTGTGTTTGAGGCTGGACTGCAGGGAGATAGCAAGAGAGGCGCACTGACTCCATGAGCACAAATGGATGGAAGGAGCCTAATGCAATGGAGACACTGAAGCACGGTGCAGAGATTGGTGCCCTGTAAACTctggaagaaaggaaagagatgcGTGTATGTGGCGAGGGGGAATGAAGAGTAGGATAAAGAGTTTTGATGaagagttgagattatttttcaGAAATGGCACGGATTTGCTCTCATGCCAATGCGCATTTTGCAAAGATGAGATAGCACTTGAGAAAATGGGATTCCTCCAGGAACAGAACTCACTCACGACctgaatgaaaagagaaaaggggaTTCTATTCAAATCggaatttagttttttttgttgttgtttttttccgtTCTTTTTACTTGACAAGCCTCGGTTGTGAGTGAACGCAGAGTGAAATATGAATCTGGGCAAAGcacttctgtttttcctcctctcaaATTGTGTGACAATGACTTTGTCGCTATCCACTTGCACCACTGTGGACATTGACCACATAAAGAAAAAGCGAGTGGAGGCGGTTCGGGGACAGATCCTCAGTAAACTCCGACTGACCAGTCCTCCTCAAACAACAGGTCCGAGTCAAGTACCGTTTCAGGTTCTGGCCCTTTATAACAGTACCAAGGAGCTCATTGAGGAGCTGGGGAGAGACAGGCAGCAGAGTTGTGGACAGGATAACACGGAGACTGAGTACTATGCCAAAGAGATTTACAAGTTCAACATGGTCAATGGTCCAACAGAAAACAGTAAGTTAACTCCctttgacatgtttgtttgagtgtttgtAAATTTGTATTAATCATATCTCTACTACAAACCCGCTGAGCTCTGGATGTGGGTGGATAAAATATGTAGCTATTATTTGTGATTGGCAGTGCGCCATACAGCtaacctttttttccctttttttttaagatgtagATGCCCAAACTTGATCCAAAATACCGTGACGTATATTTTTGTGAAAGCACTTGTGCAAATGTATTTACGCCCATAAAACTAAATCCTTTCCATTTGGCCATGATACAAAACTATTAGCTATAAGTGAGACAAcatagtcaaaaaaaaaaaaaaaaaaaaaaaaacaggatctAATTTTTCCAGCTGGCGTTAAGTCCACTCGTGTCTGTGCAGCTTTTACGCACAGACGCGCCTGTGAGCAGTGGAGCGGCGCGCAAAGGAGAGGGCAAAGTAAACAGTCTAATTGGAATGAGCACCATTCCTCATACATACCTCACACCAAAGCCATGGGAACTCCAGCCTAAGTCTGATACATTCCTAAGCGGGGAAAATTCTCAGGCAGTTAAGTCTAGTAGCTATTTATTGCCAACTCCAATACctaatttccattttctggCCGTGAGTTTCCCAATATTTTTCATCCACTGTTACGACTCTCTCACTTCTATTTCCCCACTATTTCTCTCTAGTAGTGAGGAGACGAGTGGCTCTGTGTTATGATCTAATTCCCCTGTTCATCCATATTGGTATTTCCTGTATAAACTATGGTCCATTGATTGTTCCAGAAATCTGAATCAGAAGCTCACTGAGCAGCTCCGTCCGTGATTCTCcggagtttgttttttaagtggAGGAGTTGGATTTGTGCCTGTTGACGGTCAGCGGCCGGTTAGTGCGTGGTGTTACCATTTTGAAATCAACAGGTGTTTATGCTGCGCTGTGACACTGAGCAGAGCCTCCAGCATAAGCCCCTGAATCAAATCCATTTCACAGGTCCCACAAAGTGCTTCTGACATTCAAAATACACAGCTCGGGGTTTATCCACTGGTCAGAGGTAGCCAGAGctcccaaaacaaacaagaggtCTAAGGAGTGGGATCAGTGATGGCCAGGTGCCCAGGACACATCACGCTGGCCTCATACTGTAGCCCATACTGTAGGTGATAATACAAGACGTGAACTTGACTTAGCACTGGCAACACTTACTGCACTAAACAGCTCATCTAAGGAGGATATCACCCAAATTAACACAAGGTGCCAACATACATTAATTAGgcattttctcctcctttccatTATGCAATCTTAAAGAGTGCAGGGCATGTTTCAGTATGTAGGAACATAATGTCTGTCACCTTGATAATTTTGCAGTGTAGTTCATTTTCATTCCTGCTGGATATAATGAGTTTTACATTCACTGTTTTTGGAAGGTGGGAGTGTTTGGGAATAGAGtcaagttttacttttttttcgAGCCCAGTTAAAAAGTTAAACAGAAAGTTTTCTCTCATACTTTAATGCACCACATGCTCTAGACTGTTTTTATTAGACATTACTACTAATGCAAATCAAGGTATTTGTTATTTATGAGTAGGTGAACCATAACTGAGACAGGGCAGTGATGTAGATGTGCCTAGAAAGCCAGCGTGGCACCTTATGTCACCCATATGCCATCCTGCCTGTCATTATAAACTAAATACTGTTGAAGAAATGCCTAAAGACATCTTAAGTATACCATGATGACACTGAACATAAAGAATCCACTGACTCTCACATCTTAAAATTAGAAAGCTCAAGCCTTGCACACTGAAGCCTGCAGTTTCAGTGAAATTTTAAGCCCATCATTGACTCAGTGTTGGGTCAGTAAAAAATGAGGACCGGCGCTGAGGACAGCAGGGTATCTGATATATGGGATAGTAGAAAGATGATGTCATCtgaacaaacagagacagaggtcTTTGGCTTATTCCCAAAAACAGAGCATCTCTCCCCCCCAACTCCCACGCCTTTACCATTTTTGCTTCCTCATCCTTAATCaagtggagagagaaaaaaaaagttgtttttcttcagaaCAGAGCTCCTTCACATTATCTCCTCTACTTCAGCGGCCTGCCACAGTCAGTGTCTACATGCAGCcaaaagagggaaggagagaaatgAGGCCCGGCTTATTTGACAGTTAAAATCAAACCTTTTCATAGTAACATAATGTGAATAAATTTGAAAATTCTAACTTAGGCTACCACAATTTAACTAGAACATTGTGCATTCTTGCTAATATATTTCAAAAGAAATTTGTGTTGTCCCATATGAGGTCTAGACACCTCAGCAGCTGGCTAGCACCTGCTGCCTTATGCTTCCTATTTCCTTTGTTTACCTCCACAAAGCACTGGAGAGACTGACATCACAGACAATCCTCCAGGCAAAAGGGGAAAGAGAGGTGATTCCcgagagtttttttttatcagtgtcCTGTTGTctgtgagaggagaggacaggggaggagaggaggagagggcaaTCCTAGACCCGGGAGgcgtctgtcagtgtgtgagcgtgtgtcaGGGTGTGAGGTGTGGTCGAGCATCTGGTTGAGTCACTTAATGTGACTATTCAAAAGTCTGTCCCCGGGCCCTCTTGTACTGCTTCACCACGAAATCCCTCATTTAAATCCTGTCTATGCTCAAATGAATCCAATCAATCAACTGGGTATCATTTTGTTACCCAGGCTTTTTATATGTGACTATAAATACACTTTTGCAAGGCTGTTAATGAGAATGTCCCACAACAAAAGTCAATTCTCCAGTTAGAATCTGATCTAAGAGCAGTGTGTAATTTAACTCAATCAGTAGTCATAATAGTAGATCTAATTTGTTTACCACCATAATGTTTAAAACATACCAAGTGATATTTTTAACTctaatattaaacattaaaaaaatatttcatggaTCATTAGCAGTGGGTGACTGAAGAAGTGGGACCCTAGAGAAACTTTTTGACATTAATCAAAGAGTTTACAGGTCAAGTTTATGTCAACATCTCGACACTGGTCTTAGAGAGCTCATGTAAAAATTGCAGGGGTCAGAAAATTAGtgaatgtatttcattttaattatgcAAGCAATCCCCTCTACTTGCCAACATGGAACAAATTACCTTTCAGACCCTTGGCAAAAATAAGCCATAATGTGAAATCCACCTAAAACCATTGCAATGGGAAAAATGAGGTCATCCAAAAGGAAACCAAAGACTTGATTAGAATTTCAAATCTCCCCTCGAAGTGGGGCTTTCCACCTTCTGTGGGGGAGgcagggagggtgggggggtgaggggAGAGGGAGTAGTGAGTGAGGGGAGGAAAAGGCTACTGAGGTTTCCTCCTTATAGATTGTGTGGAAACACTGGACAGATATATGGCTGGGGATGAATGCTGAAAAGGTCACCTATAAATAGggaaagttgtaaaaaaaactttgtggAAATATCAGATAATGACTGGGAGGACGCTGAAATAGGATTATGGGTCAAACGAAGTACAGATACTTGGAGATGTGCAAGTTCCTTTTGCATGATGACACAGAAACAGCCGAACATCTGAGTTTCCATTGTCCAAAAACAGCTCGAGGTGCAAATCAGCTAAAGGTGCAATGCCCCTTTTAACCACCAGCAAATCTGAGGCTTGGTAATAAAGCTTAAGCTTGGGGTAATAAATTAGCCATGGCTTGGCTGTAAATGACTGTTTCCACTTGGCTCGTAAAAAGTTTGCTATGTGCTTGTTTTGCTCAACACTGCATGTGCTTGGcctgttaaaataataaactatTCAACGGTATTATGGTATAAAAAAGGGGAAAGGCTTCAGTGCAACAGGAAGCTTTTCAGATAAAATCATAATGGGGCCATTTATTTAGCAGATTCTGCTAAAGGTCAGTGTGGCATGctatcacatacacacacccacatgccATGTTAAGGTCTACAGCAAGTTATTACTTGTCAAGCTTGCATTCAGTGGAATTACTGTCATGATGGAGTTGCCCTCCTTGTTTGGTTGCTCAGGTATTGTCCTGTTCCAGCACTAGAGCCCACATGTTGCCGGCTAAACCTCTTGATCCAGGGAAGTACTTGGCTTGTGTCTGAGCCCTCAGAGCACCTGTTGGGTTCCAGAGCTGGTGGGAGGAGCGCGCTGCCGTCCCACTGCAGCCTGCTCAAACCACCACATGGGAcatttggttttcatttcaTGACTTCAACTTGTTGCTGACTTGGACCGCACAAAGCATAAACAGATGGTTCGTGGTAATGGCTCACATCTCCCTGGAATGGACTagaaatggttaaaaatgttttttttctatctgtaAGCTATCTAAACTTGTAGTGGGAAATCCTCTGCAAAAAGCTTATCAGTCATCAGAAGGTAAACATGTCCACCCCTGTAAGGATATCTGTGGAAAATAGGCTTTGATTACATGTACACAATGAGGTAACAGATGAATAAGAGCTTAAAGGGATTCTGACAAAAGAAATAGAGAATTTCAGTCTTATTGGATATTCCAATTTTTTTGGTAGAAGAAaactttaataacatttttaaagccaATCTTGagtcatcatttccattttacCTGCAGATGACCTCCCCTACTGCCCAAGGGGTATCACCTCCAAGGTATTCCGCTTCAACGTCTCGACCATGGAGAAGAACTCCACCAACTTGTTTCGGGCCGAGTTTCGAGCTCTGCGGATCCCCAATCCCGGCGCCAAGAAAAATGAGCAGAGGATTGAGCTCTACCAGGTGTGTGAACTGACTGCTGGTTTCCACTGTTAGCAGAACACAGGGGGTAATGTGCTCTATTTCTCTCAGAAGGCCTATTGCTAAGAGCCCGTGTAGGTCAGCGAGgaagatgaaaacatttatattaGGGTGTCCaactccctctcttctcttttcaaGCGCTGATCATTATTCCATGTGCTTACAGTCAAATGGATTCTACATTAGAGCGAATTTAAGAGCTTGCACAGCCGTCTTTGAGAAACCCTAGATTACCATTCGACGATTTCTTCTTTCTTAGCTGTCAATCTCAAAGCAGTTGTCCATCCTTATTAGATCAAGTAAGGCATTATGCTTTCAACAGGGGGTTTATAGATCTGCacctgcatttgtgtgtttatgagcattttgttttttttgtggtgtgtgtaaaatctgttaGATCATCTATATGTGGGGTGgcaaagatctttttttttttttttttggttcgGTTTCCTCATTAATCTCCCGTGAGAGACTAGGAGTAATGATCAGGTTCCAACATTTCCTGCCAGGGAGACAAGCGTCTCCGGACTGCATACCACCTCTGAGGCAGGCTCTGGCCAGCGCTGAATACAGACTGTCAGGCCCTCAGATTGTTTCCAGGGGcctaggaggagatagaggcAGGGTCACCCACTGGGGGAGTAAATGGAGCTGCTCGCTCGCCCCCACACTTTTCAGGCTGGAGCTGATTGGCAGAGGGCTGACGCTGGCAGCCCTCGGCCCCTCGTTCCCACAGGAAGACAGATTAGATGCTGACAATGTTCAGGAACCTGGTTATCCTAGCTCTGCTGTGGGGCTAAGTGCTCATACCCACcacccaaacacacatatttctcaCTACAGATAAACACCTTTGTTCAGAGAAGTGCTGGTGCAGATATGAATGTCTAAACCACACTTTTTCAGTCAGATTGCATTTTCCTACAACCTTGGTTTGGGGTCTCGACATGATAACACAGTTAGGTCATGAATGCCAGCAGAGATACCTGCTTTCTGAACTGTGTGACACTGCATCTGGGAGCCCGGCTCAAGTCAAAGTTTGAACTGCTGATGTGAAGGACAGCCAGGTTCTCATTGGCAGGAGGGTAACACGCAGGCATTAACTTGCAAAATGGGGATATCAACACAGGGAGTCACTTTTTCCATGAAGAGTAGACATTTGGCCCAAGGCATCCTGGAGAGTCTGGCTCAGACAGACAGCTctggttctgtgtgtgtgtgtgtgtgtgtgtgtgagtgcacgtgtgtgtgagtgtgtaaaagagagagagagagagtttatgCAGCTGGGTCACATTTTCATCTCTCCGCACAGATCCTCCAGAAAGACGACCCCAAAGCCAAACAGCGCTACATTGGGGGCAAGAACGTCCTGACCAAGGGAACGTCTGAGTGGGTCTCCTTTGATGTTACAGAGACAGTGAGGGAGTGGCTGATGTACCGACGTGAGTGGGGCACCTCAATTTTTCCTTGCATCACACCTTATTACATATCAGTGCTCCTGCCAAAGAGCACAAGTTCATTTGAAATGAAGGATAATGGtcttggggggaaaaaaaatgtcagctcCTTACATCCCTCTGCTCTCGTTTTCCCCCCTCAGAGACCAATCTTGGCCTGGAGATCAGTGTGCACTGTCCCTGCCACACTTTCAGGCCTAACGGTGACATTATCGAGAATGCCAATGAGGTGCTAGAGGTCAAGTTCAAAGGTGAGATTGCATTTAATACCTATGTGATGCGAGAAGTTAAGACGGTTTGAGGTTGTGTTCAAATTGTCAGTCAATCagacacatttatataaatCTATATGAAGAATATTAGGATcaggggaaaagaaaaacacaagtccTCAAGAGCAAAAATGACATATAAGTAAAATCAACAATGGTTACAGTTGTCGAATTTAGTGGGGTGTTCTTACTAGGAGGTTTAGGGGTTATGTGCCAGATTATTTTTTGGCAGGCATAGTGACGGATTTtgttaactttggacagagccaggctagccccctgtttccagtctttatgctaagctaagctaaccgacTGCTGGCTGCAGCCTCACATTTTAACAGACACATTGAACTCTCagcaaaaaatcaaataaacatattttccatGATATCTAACTTTTCCTTTCAATATCTCTCTCCTTGATGAATCTAAGATTGTCTACTCTCATCATCTTTCATCAAATTTTGGATCAATAAATCAGGTGTCTTTAAGTATTCTTCTCTGATTAAATTTGTCCTATTTTAAGACTGCATCTCGGTCTCAATCTCTCCTGTTGTGCATTGAGGACAGACTCTTTCATCTGCAGGTTTCCTAGATTTTGCGCATCATGGCCTATGACCAGATTGTGGTCGCTCGGTCTGCATTTGGTCAGGATTTGTCCCCGCTTTTGATCACTCACTGTGAAAAGATGTTCTGCCAGTTTGTATTCTTGATCGAGGGCCGGATAACAATTCAGtttatttgatttgtgtttgatttgtctaAATTTCCAGATAGACATCTTGTGTTTGTTGAAACTTGGGTTTATTATGATTAGCGCTATTGAGGTATTGTTGGTTTTAAGATGATTTGCATTAGTGGATTTCAGGACCAGTTGATATAAGAGGCTTTTTTTGGATTCCAGTTTCAGATGTTTCCAAAAatcatataattttttttttttttttggataattAGTTATCAGTGGATCATTGGTTGGTCATTAGTTCTTCTTGTGATGTCTGATATGGCCCTACACAACTCTTTATTCAGGGCCTCTACAGGGAGCTCCATTTGGTGTAGTCATGTTGGAAGAGTGGACCCTATACTTTACTTCTACAAGGGACAGGGGATTGAATTaaagtcaaaatattttatatctCACTTCAATTACTATACctatattctggatttttaagTGTAGCACACTTATCAACATGTGCCTCAAGCAGTGATACTCATTGAGGTCTCTCCAGTAAGATAATGGGTTTCCTTTCTACaaagaagagagacacagagcatGGGAATACAGTTGATCTGGTATCTCACTTAGCATTGGGGCCCCCGGGCCCTCGATCCTGGGAACACTCCCGACTGGCTTGGCCACAAGGAATGTGCTGCCACGGCGCTCAGACGTTTGGCCCCGAATTAAAGAGGGGCCAACATATCCACCAGCAGCATCTCTCCTGAGATATCCACTGCTTTAGCTATCAGGGGTAGATTGGATGAGCAGACGCAGGCCCAGGGGGGAGAatggaggaaagaaggaagttAGGGACCAGTGTTGAATAAGGAGAAGGGTGAAAAGTGAGCCAGAAATGAAATGAGTGAAGCTCAGCCTGGAGATGATCCTTCCATAAAAATTACACTAATGAGAATCAAATTGTGGTTCGACTGGAGT
It contains:
- the tgfb3 gene encoding transforming growth factor beta-3 proprotein, with the protein product MNLGKALLFFLLSNCVTMTLSLSTCTTVDIDHIKKKRVEAVRGQILSKLRLTSPPQTTGPSQVPFQVLALYNSTKELIEELGRDRQQSCGQDNTETEYYAKEIYKFNMVNGPTENNDLPYCPRGITSKVFRFNVSTMEKNSTNLFRAEFRALRIPNPGAKKNEQRIELYQILQKDDPKAKQRYIGGKNVLTKGTSEWVSFDVTETVREWLMYRQTNLGLEISVHCPCHTFRPNGDIIENANEVLEVKFKGMEGDYDQSRGKKQKEQLYPHLILMMLPPHRLDAQSSSRRRKRALDTNYCFNNYEENCCVRPLYINFRQDLGWRWIHQPEGYYANFCSGPCPYLRSADTTHSSLLSLYNTLNPEASASPCCVPQDLEPLTILYYVGRSPKVEQLSNMVVKSCKCS